The Pantoea nemavictus genome includes a region encoding these proteins:
- the rhtB gene encoding homoserine/homoserine lactone efflux protein encodes MTIEWWLTYLLTTTILSLSPGSGAINTMSTGISHGYRGAVASITGLQLGLAIHIVLVGAGLGALFSQSLLAFEVLKWAGAAYLVWLGIQQWRSAGGIDLDAVAKAMPRRRLFKRAVLVNLTNPKSIVFLAALFPQFIQPHQPQLMQYLVLGVTTIVVDIIVMIGYATLATRIAGWIKGPKQMKLLNRTFGGLFMAVGALLASARKMA; translated from the coding sequence ATGACCATTGAATGGTGGTTAACCTACTTGCTGACCACAACCATCCTTAGCCTTTCGCCCGGTTCCGGCGCGATTAACACCATGAGCACCGGCATTAGTCACGGCTATCGCGGCGCGGTGGCATCGATTACCGGTTTGCAGCTGGGCCTGGCCATTCATATCGTGCTGGTCGGCGCCGGTTTGGGCGCGCTGTTTTCCCAATCGCTGCTGGCCTTTGAAGTGCTGAAGTGGGCCGGTGCAGCCTATCTGGTGTGGCTAGGGATTCAGCAATGGCGTTCCGCGGGCGGTATCGATCTTGATGCCGTAGCCAAAGCGATGCCGCGTCGTCGCCTGTTTAAGCGTGCGGTGCTGGTGAATCTCACCAACCCGAAAAGCATCGTGTTTCTCGCCGCGCTGTTCCCGCAGTTTATTCAGCCGCACCAGCCGCAGCTCATGCAGTATTTGGTACTTGGCGTCACCACCATCGTGGTCGATATCATCGTGATGATTGGTTACGCCACGCTGGCTACACGCATCGCCGGTTGGATTAAAGGACCGAAGCAGATGAAGCTGCTGAACCGTACCTTTGGTGGATTATTTATGGCGGTAGGCGCGCTGTTAGCCAGCGCCCGCAAAATGGCTTAG
- a CDS encoding DUF1456 family protein, protein MMSNDVLRSVRYMLDLSDSKVVEIFALAGSEVPLEDVQAWMKKDDDAAFRKLPDVLMGYFLNGLIFYRRGKSEDAPAPSIERRMNNNIFMKKLRIAFALKTTDIPDVLLKANFKISQAEVGAIFRNPEHKNFRECGDQILRNFLKGLTMIHRPGPVKKA, encoded by the coding sequence ATGATGAGTAACGATGTTCTGCGCAGCGTGCGCTATATGCTTGATTTGAGCGATAGCAAAGTGGTGGAGATTTTTGCCTTAGCGGGAAGTGAAGTGCCGCTGGAAGATGTGCAGGCGTGGATGAAGAAGGATGACGATGCCGCGTTTCGCAAGCTGCCGGATGTGTTGATGGGGTACTTCCTCAACGGTCTGATTTTTTATCGTCGCGGTAAGAGTGAAGATGCACCCGCACCGTCGATTGAGCGCCGCATGAATAATAATATTTTCATGAAGAAGCTGCGTATCGCCTTTGCACTGAAGACCACCGATATTCCGGATGTGTTGCTAAAAGCGAACTTTAAGATTTCGCAGGCTGAGGTGGGCGCAATTTTCCGTAACCCGGAACACAAGAACTTCCGCGAATGCGGCGACCAGATTCTGCGTAATTTCCTGAAAGGTTTGACGATGATCCATCGTCCGGGACCGGTTAAGAAGGCTTAA
- the udp gene encoding uridine phosphorylase gives MAQSDVFHLGITKASLKGATLAIVPGDPERVKKIAALMENPQHLASHREFTTYLAEVDGKPVVVCSTGIGGPSTSIAVEELAQLGVRTFLRVGTTGAIQPHINVGDVLVTTASVRLDGASLHFAPMEFPAVADFTCTTALVAAAEACGAKTHIGITASSDTFYPGQERYDTFSGRVVKRFQGSMDEWQQMGVLNYEMESATLLTMCASQGLRAGMVAGVIVNRTQKEIPDAVTMKQTESDAVKIVVEAARRLI, from the coding sequence ATGGCCCAGTCTGACGTTTTCCATCTTGGCATCACCAAAGCTTCCCTAAAAGGAGCCACGCTGGCCATCGTTCCCGGCGATCCTGAGCGCGTGAAGAAAATCGCCGCGCTGATGGAGAATCCACAGCATCTGGCTTCGCATCGTGAATTCACCACCTATCTGGCGGAAGTCGATGGTAAACCGGTGGTGGTGTGTTCAACCGGTATCGGCGGACCTTCAACCTCGATTGCGGTAGAAGAGCTGGCGCAACTCGGTGTGCGCACCTTCCTGCGCGTTGGCACCACCGGCGCCATTCAGCCGCATATTAATGTCGGTGATGTGCTGGTCACCACGGCGTCTGTCCGCCTTGACGGTGCCAGCCTGCACTTCGCACCGATGGAGTTCCCGGCCGTGGCCGATTTCACCTGCACCACCGCGCTGGTTGCCGCAGCGGAAGCCTGCGGTGCCAAAACGCACATTGGCATTACCGCGTCCTCTGACACCTTCTATCCGGGGCAGGAACGCTATGACACCTTCTCTGGTCGCGTGGTGAAGCGCTTCCAGGGCTCAATGGATGAGTGGCAGCAAATGGGCGTCCTTAACTATGAGATGGAATCCGCTACACTGTTAACCATGTGCGCCAGTCAGGGACTGCGTGCCGGCATGGTGGCTGGCGTCATCGTGAACCGTACGCAAAAAGAGATTCCGGATGCGGTGACCATGAAGCAGACCGAAAGTGATGCGGTGAAAATTGTGGTAGAAGCCGCGCGTCGCTTAATTTAG
- the glpT gene encoding glycerol-3-phosphate transporter: MLSIFKPAPHRPQVADDRVDPLYRRLRWQIFLGIFFGYAAYYLVRKNFALAMPYLVEQGFSRGDLGFALSGISIAYGFSKFIMGSVSDRSNPRVFLPAGLILAAAVMLFMGFVPWATSSIMVMFVLLFLCGWFQGMGWPPCGRTMVHWWSQKERGGIVSVWNCAHNVGGGIPPLLFLLGMAWFNDWKAALYMPAFGAIIIAIFAFALMRDTPQSCGLPPIEAWKNDYPPDYNENHEQELTAKQIFMQYILPNKLLWYIALANVFVYLLRYGILDWSPTYLKEVKHFTLDKSSWAYFFYEYAGIPGTLLCGWMSDKVFRGNRGATGVFFMTLVTIATVVYWLNPPGNPGIDMLCMIVIGFLIYGPVMLIGLHALELAPKKAAGTAAGFTGLFGYLGGSVAASAIVGYTVDYFGWDGGFIVMIGGSVLAVILLLLTMVSEHKHKKQMA; encoded by the coding sequence ATGTTGAGTATCTTCAAACCTGCACCGCATCGGCCCCAGGTGGCAGATGATCGTGTCGATCCGCTCTATCGTCGTCTGCGCTGGCAAATTTTCCTGGGAATTTTCTTCGGCTATGCGGCTTACTATTTAGTGCGCAAGAACTTTGCGTTAGCCATGCCGTATCTGGTTGAGCAGGGTTTTTCACGCGGCGATCTCGGTTTTGCGTTGTCGGGTATTTCCATCGCGTATGGCTTTTCGAAATTCATTATGGGTTCAGTGTCGGACCGCTCGAATCCACGCGTGTTTTTGCCCGCCGGATTGATCCTCGCTGCGGCGGTGATGTTGTTTATGGGCTTCGTGCCGTGGGCGACATCGAGCATCATGGTGATGTTCGTGCTGCTGTTCCTGTGCGGCTGGTTCCAGGGCATGGGTTGGCCGCCTTGCGGACGCACCATGGTGCACTGGTGGTCGCAGAAGGAGCGCGGCGGCATTGTCTCGGTGTGGAACTGCGCGCATAACGTCGGCGGCGGCATTCCACCGTTGCTGTTCCTGCTCGGTATGGCGTGGTTCAACGACTGGAAAGCAGCGCTGTATATGCCGGCGTTTGGCGCCATCATCATCGCGATCTTTGCTTTCGCCCTGATGCGTGATACGCCGCAATCCTGCGGATTACCGCCGATTGAAGCCTGGAAGAACGATTATCCGCCGGATTACAACGAGAACCACGAGCAGGAGCTGACGGCGAAGCAGATTTTCATGCAGTACATTCTGCCTAATAAGCTGCTGTGGTACATCGCGCTGGCCAACGTGTTTGTTTACCTGCTGCGCTACGGCATTCTCGACTGGTCGCCCACCTACCTGAAAGAGGTGAAGCACTTCACGCTGGATAAGTCCTCGTGGGCCTACTTCTTCTACGAATATGCCGGCATCCCCGGCACGCTGCTGTGCGGCTGGATGTCCGACAAAGTGTTCCGAGGCAATCGTGGCGCCACTGGCGTGTTCTTTATGACGCTGGTGACCATCGCCACCGTGGTCTATTGGCTCAACCCGCCGGGCAATCCCGGCATCGATATGCTGTGCATGATTGTGATCGGCTTCCTGATTTACGGGCCGGTGATGTTGATTGGCTTGCACGCGCTGGAGCTAGCACCGAAAAAAGCGGCGGGAACCGCGGCGGGCTTTACCGGACTGTTTGGCTATCTTGGCGGATCGGTGGCGGCGAGTGCGATTGTCGGCTACACCGTCGATTACTTCGGCTGGGATGGCGGCTTCATCGTGATGATTGGCGGATCGGTGCTGGCGGTGATTCTGCTGCTGCTCACCATGGTGAGCGAGCATAAGCACAAAAAACAGATGGCATAA
- the metR gene encoding HTH-type transcriptional regulator MetR, whose amino-acid sequence MIELKHLRTLQALRNTGSLAAAASQLHQTQSALSHQFSDLEQRLGFRLFVRKSQPLRFTPQGEILLQLAEQVLPQIQQALQACHEPHQTTLRIAIECHSCIQWLTPALNNFRQSWPQVVMDFKSGVTFDPQPALQQGELDVVLTSDILPRSGLFYSPMFDFEVRLVMAPDHPLAQLDHISPEDMAEEVLMIYPVQRQRLDVWRHFLQPAGVSPALKSVDNTLLLIQMVSAGMGIAALPHWVVENFEQQGLVVTKTLGDGLWSRLYAAVREGEQRQPVLEAFVRFARQHACEHLPFVRDAARPGALQSTSS is encoded by the coding sequence ATGATCGAACTCAAACACCTGCGGACGCTGCAGGCGTTACGGAATACCGGCTCGTTAGCCGCCGCCGCCTCACAGCTTCATCAGACGCAATCGGCGTTGTCCCACCAGTTCAGCGATCTGGAACAGCGGCTGGGATTCCGTCTGTTTGTGCGTAAAAGCCAGCCGCTGCGTTTTACGCCGCAGGGAGAGATTTTGTTGCAGCTGGCCGAGCAGGTTTTGCCGCAGATTCAGCAAGCCTTGCAGGCGTGCCATGAGCCGCATCAGACCACATTGCGTATCGCCATCGAGTGTCACAGCTGCATTCAGTGGCTGACGCCTGCGCTGAATAATTTTCGTCAGAGCTGGCCGCAGGTGGTGATGGATTTCAAATCTGGCGTGACTTTTGACCCCCAACCGGCGTTGCAGCAGGGCGAGCTGGATGTGGTGTTGACCTCCGACATTTTGCCGCGCAGCGGGTTGTTCTATTCACCGATGTTCGATTTTGAAGTGCGTTTAGTGATGGCGCCGGATCATCCTTTGGCGCAGCTTGATCATATTTCCCCGGAAGATATGGCTGAAGAGGTGCTGATGATTTATCCGGTGCAGCGCCAGCGTTTGGATGTGTGGCGACATTTCCTGCAGCCGGCGGGCGTGAGTCCAGCCTTGAAGAGCGTAGATAATACGCTGTTGCTGATTCAGATGGTGTCGGCAGGCATGGGCATCGCCGCGCTACCGCATTGGGTGGTAGAGAATTTTGAGCAGCAGGGTTTGGTGGTCACCAAGACGCTGGGCGATGGGCTGTGGAGCCGCCTGTATGCCGCGGTCCGCGAAGGTGAGCAGCGTCAGCCGGTGTTGGAAGCTTTCGTACGTTTTGCCCGCCAACACGCCTGTGAACATCTGCCGTTCGTGCGCGATGCCGCACGTCCTGGCGCATTGCAGAGCACCTCTTCCTGA
- the rhtC gene encoding threonine export protein RhtC, with protein MLMLFATVALVHLVALMSPGPDFFFVSQTAASRSRKEAMMGVLGITLGIVIWAGVALMGLHLILEKMAWLHEIIMVGGGLYLLWMGWQLMRSARQRHKQPQTEAPVVELPKRGMSFLKGFLTNLSNPKAIIYFGSVFSLFVGNDVGAMERWGLFLLIIGETFAWFTLVAAIFAMPWMRDKYQRMAKWVDGMAGVLFAGFGIHLIISR; from the coding sequence ATGCTGATGTTATTCGCTACCGTCGCGCTGGTGCATCTGGTTGCGCTGATGAGTCCTGGCCCGGACTTCTTCTTTGTGTCGCAAACGGCCGCGAGCCGATCGCGTAAAGAGGCGATGATGGGTGTACTGGGCATTACGTTAGGCATTGTGATTTGGGCTGGCGTCGCGCTGATGGGCCTGCATCTGATCCTCGAAAAAATGGCCTGGCTGCACGAGATTATTATGGTTGGTGGCGGATTATATCTGCTGTGGATGGGCTGGCAGCTGATGCGCTCGGCGCGTCAGCGTCATAAGCAGCCGCAAACGGAAGCGCCAGTGGTTGAGCTGCCGAAACGCGGCATGAGCTTCCTGAAAGGTTTTCTGACGAACTTGTCTAACCCTAAAGCGATCATCTACTTCGGTAGCGTGTTCTCGCTGTTCGTCGGCAACGACGTGGGCGCGATGGAGCGCTGGGGCTTATTCCTGCTGATTATTGGTGAGACGTTCGCGTGGTTTACGCTGGTGGCGGCGATTTTCGCCATGCCGTGGATGCGTGATAAGTATCAGCGGATGGCGAAGTGGGTGGATGGCATGGCGGGTGTATTGTTTGCCGGGTTTGGTATTCATCTGATTATTTCGCGATAA
- a CDS encoding carboxylate/amino acid/amine transporter, with product MLLLIVTTILWAFSFSLIGEYLAGQVDSWFSVLMRLALAAIVFLPFLRWRGYRASTILLYMLVGMLQLGIMYLLSFEAYLYLSVTEFLLFTVMTPLYVTLIYDLLSRRPLRIGYAFSAMLAVIGAAIIRYDKVSDHFWFGLLLVQAANICFAIGMVGYKRLQETRPMPQHTAFSWFYLGAVIIAVIAWSLWGNPNKLPTTSLQWGILVWLGVAASGLGYFMWNYGATQVDAGTLGIMNNMHVPAGLLVNLAIWQETPHWPSFIAGAAVIFASLYVHKRWVLGKKSGA from the coding sequence GTGCTGTTACTGATCGTTACCACCATTCTGTGGGCTTTTTCCTTCAGTTTAATCGGGGAATATTTGGCTGGGCAGGTGGACTCCTGGTTCTCCGTGCTGATGCGCTTAGCGCTCGCCGCTATCGTCTTCCTGCCATTCCTGCGCTGGCGTGGCTATCGTGCCTCAACCATCCTGCTGTATATGCTGGTGGGCATGCTGCAACTCGGCATCATGTATCTGCTGAGCTTTGAGGCTTACCTGTATCTGAGCGTCACGGAGTTTCTGCTGTTCACCGTCATGACGCCGCTGTATGTCACGCTGATTTACGATTTGCTCAGCCGACGTCCGCTGCGTATCGGCTATGCCTTCAGCGCTATGTTGGCAGTGATTGGCGCGGCGATTATTCGTTACGACAAAGTCAGCGATCATTTCTGGTTTGGCTTACTGTTGGTGCAGGCGGCGAATATCTGTTTTGCCATTGGTATGGTGGGCTACAAACGTCTGCAGGAAACCCGCCCAATGCCGCAGCACACCGCGTTTTCATGGTTCTATCTCGGTGCGGTGATCATCGCGGTCATTGCCTGGAGCCTGTGGGGCAATCCCAACAAACTGCCTACTACGTCGCTGCAGTGGGGCATTCTGGTGTGGTTGGGGGTTGCGGCTTCAGGTTTGGGCTACTTCATGTGGAACTACGGCGCAACGCAGGTGGATGCGGGCACCTTGGGCATTATGAACAATATGCATGTGCCGGCGGGTTTACTGGTGAACCTGGCGATTTGGCAGGAAACACCGCATTGGCCGAGTTTTATCGCCGGTGCTGCCGTAATCTTCGCCTCGCTTTATGTGCATAAACGCTGGGTGTTGGGCAAGAAAAGCGGCGCCTAA
- a CDS encoding tetratricopeptide repeat protein: protein MRKMVSVSRPNFMNNPATAQSRVEGAAARFRQAMAAHNYPLARQCCEEVLRVLPNHMQVLSDYALTLMRVGEHKKSYKIYQKIYQAPAAQRAQASETWLDGLTEVCGWLDKQDEVARYGLESLQKSDVIFSKGQKVAYPSDVPPPINRHNPTENIISFSLYGGQPRYCETLIKNIEVAREFYPDWICRIYLDDSVPQHVWQRLTQPNTQLVDMSQEKAIFPTLWRFLVMDDPSVKRYIVRDADSLLSEREVVAVEAWLDSPFWFHHMRDYFSHTELLLAGMWGGCHGVFHNVEQQMRDFIAQYQGSERFTDQYFLKVALWPTVRESLLSHDDIFHFHQAQPWPAHQPIRWQTDSFHVGSNAGFASMAGKVENAENGCQQVEITYGGQSWTYPAKIKDETEWLLPMPFFLIDAWKAGDLTVKAL from the coding sequence ATGCGCAAAATGGTTTCTGTCTCACGTCCTAATTTCATGAATAATCCCGCTACTGCGCAATCACGCGTTGAGGGCGCAGCAGCGAGATTTCGTCAGGCCATGGCGGCTCATAACTATCCCCTCGCTCGTCAGTGCTGTGAAGAAGTGCTGCGCGTGTTGCCAAATCACATGCAGGTGCTCAGCGACTACGCGTTAACCTTAATGCGCGTGGGCGAGCACAAGAAATCCTACAAGATTTACCAGAAGATCTATCAGGCCCCGGCCGCGCAGCGCGCGCAGGCGTCGGAAACCTGGCTGGATGGATTGACCGAAGTCTGCGGTTGGCTTGATAAGCAGGATGAAGTGGCGCGTTACGGCCTCGAATCGCTGCAGAAATCCGATGTGATCTTCAGTAAAGGCCAGAAAGTGGCGTATCCCTCAGACGTACCGCCACCGATCAATCGCCATAACCCGACAGAAAACATCATCTCCTTCAGCCTCTACGGTGGCCAGCCACGCTACTGCGAAACGCTGATTAAGAACATCGAAGTGGCGCGCGAGTTCTATCCTGACTGGATCTGCCGCATCTATCTTGACGATAGCGTCCCGCAGCACGTGTGGCAGCGTCTGACGCAGCCGAACACCCAGCTGGTGGATATGTCCCAGGAAAAAGCTATCTTCCCCACGCTGTGGCGCTTTTTAGTGATGGACGATCCCAGCGTTAAACGTTACATCGTGCGTGACGCCGATTCATTACTCTCCGAGCGTGAAGTGGTTGCGGTTGAAGCCTGGCTGGACTCCCCATTCTGGTTCCATCACATGCGCGATTACTTCTCGCATACCGAACTGCTGCTAGCGGGTATGTGGGGCGGTTGTCATGGCGTGTTCCACAATGTTGAACAGCAGATGCGTGACTTTATCGCCCAGTACCAAGGCAGCGAACGCTTTACCGACCAGTATTTTCTTAAAGTGGCGTTGTGGCCAACGGTGCGTGAAAGCTTGCTGAGTCACGACGATATTTTTCACTTCCATCAGGCGCAGCCCTGGCCAGCGCATCAACCGATTCGCTGGCAAACCGATAGCTTCCACGTCGGCAGCAACGCCGGTTTTGCTAGCATGGCCGGTAAAGTTGAAAATGCGGAAAACGGTTGCCAGCAGGTTGAGATCACCTACGGCGGCCAAAGTTGGACCTATCCAGCAAAAATCAAGGATGAAACCGAATGGTTACTTCCGATGCCGTTCTTCCTGATTGACGCGTGGAAAGCCGGCGATTTGACCGTAAAAGCCCTGTAA
- a CDS encoding dienelactone hydrolase family protein, which produces MKTEDNMAQKTAPGGFAPAVQPTASSTIITASDAIHAGETSVPSQGENLPAYYARPKEYQGTLPVVLVVQEIFGVHEHIRDVCRRLALEGYLAIAPELYFREGDPNDYNDIPTLFKELVSKVPDTQVLSDLDHVANWAASHGGDARRLAITGFCWGGRISWLFAAHNPQVRAAVAWYGRLEGEKTLKQQKHPIDIAVDLNAPVLGLYGGQDDSIPLESIDKMRQALHAANAKAEIVVYPDAGHAFNADYRASYHADSAKDGWQRMLAWFAQYGVAPNA; this is translated from the coding sequence ATGAAAACCGAAGACAATATGGCACAAAAAACGGCACCCGGCGGCTTTGCACCGGCCGTTCAGCCCACCGCAAGCAGCACGATTATTACCGCCAGCGACGCGATTCATGCTGGCGAGACCTCGGTTCCAAGCCAGGGCGAAAATTTGCCCGCCTACTATGCCCGGCCAAAAGAGTACCAAGGCACATTGCCAGTGGTGTTAGTCGTGCAGGAGATTTTCGGTGTGCATGAGCATATCCGCGATGTTTGCCGGCGTTTGGCGCTGGAAGGCTATCTGGCGATCGCCCCTGAGCTCTATTTCCGCGAAGGCGATCCCAACGATTACAACGACATTCCCACGCTGTTTAAAGAGTTGGTGAGCAAGGTTCCGGATACGCAGGTACTGTCCGACCTCGATCATGTGGCTAACTGGGCGGCAAGTCATGGTGGCGATGCGCGTCGCCTGGCAATTACCGGCTTCTGCTGGGGCGGACGCATTAGCTGGCTGTTTGCCGCGCACAATCCTCAAGTGCGAGCCGCTGTGGCGTGGTATGGCCGCTTAGAGGGTGAGAAGACGCTGAAGCAGCAGAAACATCCGATCGATATTGCGGTGGACCTGAATGCGCCCGTGCTGGGCCTTTATGGCGGTCAGGATGACAGCATTCCACTGGAGAGCATTGATAAGATGCGTCAGGCGCTGCATGCCGCCAATGCCAAAGCGGAGATCGTGGTGTATCCGGATGCCGGCCACGCTTTCAACGCGGATTACCGTGCGAGCTATCACGCCGATTCCGCCAAAGATGGCTGGCAACGTATGCTGGCGTGGTTCGCGCAGTATGGCGTGGCACCGAACGCGTAA
- the pldB gene encoding lysophospholipase L2: protein MQHHKQSWLGRERGFSAFATGPLLDFWRRREECEFTGVGNLKIRYVRFTSPQHRRVILVVPGRIESYIKYPELAYDLFHCGYDVVILDHRGQGRSERLLEDSHRGHVVEFSDYVDDLETLYLKEIISSHYQQRYVLAHSMGGAILALFLARQPQAFHAAVFSAPMFGIVLPLPDWMAHRILDWTEKLPALREGYALGTGRWRANPFGINRLTHSRERYRRNLRFYADDPAIRVGGPTYHWVREGVQAGRNIFSQIANITTPTLLLQASEDDVVDNRSQDLFCTAMAEAGHPCAGNAPYVITGARHEILFEKDAMRAEALNAVVDFFEHHA, encoded by the coding sequence ATGCAGCATCATAAACAGAGTTGGCTCGGGCGTGAGCGAGGCTTTTCGGCCTTTGCCACCGGTCCGCTGCTCGACTTCTGGCGTCGCCGTGAAGAGTGTGAATTCACCGGCGTCGGCAACCTGAAGATCCGCTACGTCCGTTTCACCTCACCGCAACATCGCCGTGTCATTCTGGTCGTGCCTGGCCGCATTGAAAGCTATATCAAGTATCCCGAACTGGCTTATGACCTTTTCCATTGCGGCTACGATGTGGTGATTCTCGATCATCGTGGTCAGGGACGATCCGAACGTCTGCTCGAAGATTCGCATCGCGGTCATGTGGTGGAATTTAGCGACTATGTTGACGATCTGGAAACACTGTATCTGAAAGAGATCATCAGCTCACATTATCAGCAGCGCTACGTGCTGGCCCACTCAATGGGTGGGGCGATTTTGGCACTGTTTCTGGCGCGTCAGCCGCAGGCGTTTCACGCCGCGGTATTTTCCGCACCGATGTTTGGTATTGTGCTGCCGCTGCCAGACTGGATGGCGCACCGCATTCTCGACTGGACAGAAAAACTGCCTGCGCTGCGTGAAGGTTACGCGCTGGGCACCGGCCGCTGGCGCGCGAATCCTTTTGGCATTAACCGCCTGACGCATAGTCGCGAACGCTATCGCCGCAACCTGCGTTTCTACGCCGATGACCCGGCCATTCGCGTGGGTGGACCGACCTATCATTGGGTGCGTGAAGGCGTACAGGCCGGGCGCAACATTTTTAGTCAGATAGCGAACATCACTACACCAACCTTGCTGCTGCAGGCCAGCGAAGATGATGTGGTAGATAACCGCTCACAGGATCTCTTTTGTACGGCGATGGCCGAAGCGGGGCATCCCTGCGCGGGCAACGCGCCGTATGTGATAACAGGAGCGCGTCATGAGATCTTGTTCGAAAAAGACGCGATGCGCGCCGAAGCGCTGAACGCAGTGGTGGATTTCTTCGAGCATCACGCTTAA
- the yigL gene encoding sugar/pyridoxal phosphate phosphatase YigL, whose product MYHIVASDLDGTLLSPEHRLTPFARTTLQELVARDIHFVFATGRHYIDVGQMRDKLAIPAYMITSNGARVHNAAGELVFSHNLDADIASDLYGLQYHDEHILTHVYRDDEWFMSRHRPDEQDYFRESDFNYQVYQPGMLPTDGISKVFFTCEDPQRLIPLEQAIEARWGDRVNVSFSLPTCLEVMAGGVSKGHALEAVSKQLGHSLKECIAFGDGMNDVEMLSMSGKGCIMRNGQQRLKDTLPTLEVIGSNAEDAVPHTLRKLFLA is encoded by the coding sequence ATGTATCACATCGTCGCATCCGACCTGGATGGCACGCTGCTCTCTCCGGAACACCGTTTAACCCCGTTCGCGCGTACTACGCTGCAGGAGCTGGTGGCGCGTGACATTCACTTTGTTTTTGCCACCGGCCGTCACTATATCGACGTCGGGCAGATGCGCGATAAGCTCGCCATTCCGGCTTACATGATCACGTCCAACGGCGCGCGCGTACACAACGCTGCTGGCGAACTGGTGTTCAGCCATAACCTTGATGCCGATATCGCCAGCGATCTGTATGGCCTGCAATATCATGATGAACACATCCTGACGCACGTCTATCGCGACGACGAATGGTTCATGAGCCGTCATCGTCCGGATGAACAGGACTATTTCCGCGAATCTGACTTCAACTATCAGGTTTACCAGCCAGGGATGCTGCCGACCGATGGCATCAGTAAAGTGTTCTTCACCTGTGAAGATCCGCAGCGTTTGATTCCGCTGGAACAGGCGATTGAAGCGCGCTGGGGCGATCGTGTGAATGTCAGCTTCTCACTGCCGACCTGTCTGGAAGTGATGGCGGGCGGCGTTTCGAAAGGTCATGCGCTGGAAGCTGTGTCTAAGCAGCTGGGTCACTCGCTGAAAGAGTGCATCGCCTTCGGCGACGGCATGAATGATGTGGAGATGCTGAGCATGTCAGGCAAAGGCTGCATCATGCGTAATGGCCAGCAGCGTCTGAAAGACACCTTGCCAACGCTGGAAGTGATTGGTAGCAATGCGGAAGATGCGGTGCCGCATACGCTGCGCAAGCTGTTCCTCGCGTAA